The proteins below come from a single Danaus plexippus chromosome 20, MEX_DaPlex, whole genome shotgun sequence genomic window:
- the LOC116773828 gene encoding uncharacterized protein LOC116773828 isoform X7, which translates to MRGGLIGGFCFLAFLLSSGTKGENLLYSNDVLQGGHIGYKESEPSDDEQSRYFHHATTASLNAIEDEDQALGRYDPESSESRVNPVTNRAAYNVNSNTEPAIQDQDIQDKSDEPDADLRHGLVHAFAGARSRVISQNDYILPTSIPGGDNLIACSNEYELHNIWSPIYDCMVCVCVREGWSLMPVCVTCNTCAIPPIAPPPPPSPPLLPPMRPSIIPEQPVIDLYPPLPPPILIPEQQIYDIYPPLPPPLPSPPSPPHFILPDQPEYEILPHPLPPSQPPFIVPEQPIYEILPPLLPKHLPPPPPPPPILPLPSPPLPIPPPPEPESQVSCDPLPTDSPFQNPLNPCQICICTRIYNALGQTDIQIQCQENPSCTPPPDNIQIPPTPVPRPAPMSLCEGFPPGVTFPHPSDACKICKCVIEEVYFTPEQRIICIPNPECEPLPLPPPPLPPPPIMPEPIPDIHHEVYPTISQNPEPMPWPPVLKPMPPPSPLPGPPPHDTCRPYPPNTPFQHPWDECQICMCSESYGVNIVNVEVNCYTKKSCCIEPPIPEPLLLPPYPSHVPSTNQATGNIVFIEPKCRYQPPDTPFIIDCNICICQVVFSYVVAQCTPQLNCGAPLIGGNVDTSAQATAIANSGNLSPNANFYPHSPIDSQSGSITQANAQSLSSLSNALGQANSYTVGGNSQAQAITNAQYNPYYIKPYSIGGGSKVLAQAEAETITNNLYPYNNNPYSPGSYFDSQAQAEAIANSQSGGLSPYNPYSLGGSQSNALAEAIANSQSGGLSPYNHYSLGGSQSSALAEAEAIANSQSGGLSPYNPYSLGGSQSSAFVEAIANSQSGGLSPYNPYSLGGSQSNALAQAEAIANSQSGGLSPYNPYSLGGSQSNALAQAEAIANSQSGGLSPYNPYSLGGSQSNALAQAEAIANSQSGGLSPYNPYSLGGSQSNALAQAEAIANSQSGGLSPYNPYSLGGSQSNALAQAEAIANSQSGGLSPYNPYSLGGSQSNALAQAEAIANSQSGGLSPYNPYSLGGSQSNALAQAEAIANSQSGGYLHIILTLLEAVNQTHLLKPKLLPTLNQEVYLHIILTLLEAVNQTNLLKPKLLPILNREGYPHIILTLLEAVNQTHLLKPKLLPILNREGYPHIILTLLEAVNQAPLLKPSPILNPEVYLHIILTLLEAVNQTHLLKPKLLPILNREGYLHIILTLLEAVNQTHLLKPKLLPILNREGYLHIILTLLEAVNQTHLLKPKPSPTLNQEVYLHIILTLLEAVNQTHLLKPKLLPTLNPEVYLHIILTLLEAVNQTHLLKPKLLPTLNPEVYLHIILTLLEAVNQTHLLKPKLLPTLNPEVYLHIILTLLEAVNQTHLLKPKLSPTLNQEVYLHIILTLLEAVNQTHLLKPKLLPTLNPEVYLHIILTLLEAVNQTHLLKPKLLPTLNPEVYLHIILTLLEAVNQTHLLKPKLLPTLNPEVYLHIILTLLEAVNQTHLLKPKLLPTLNPEVYLHIILTLLEAVNQTHLLKPKLLPTLNPEVYLHIILTLLEAVNQTHLLKPKLLPTLNPEVYLHIILTLLEAVNQTHLLKPKLLPTLNPEVYLHIILTLLEAVNQTHLLKPKLQLIHNMVMHKLVPTP; encoded by the exons GTGGACACATCGGGTATAAGGAATCCGAGCCTAGTGATGATGAACAGTCAAGGTATTTTCATCACGCAACCACAGCAAGCCTTAATGCTATCGAAGACGAAGATCAAGCTTTAGg ACGTTATGATCCAGAGTCTTCCGAATCTCGTGTCAATCCCGTGACAAATCGAGCGGCATACAATGTTAACTCTAACACTGAACCAGCAATTCAAGACCAAGATATACAAGATAAATCGGATG aaCCTGATGCAGATCTTAGACACGGTTTAGTACATGCATTTGcag GAGCGAGGTCAAGAGTTATTAGTCAGAATGACTACATTCTTCCAACTTCAATACCAG gaGGAGATAACTTGATCGCATGCTCAAACGAGTATGAACTTCACAATATCTGGTCACCGATTTACGATTGTATGGTTTGTGTTTGTGTAAGGGAGGGCTGGTCTTTGATGCCTGTCTGTGTTACTTGTAACACGTGTGCTATACCACCGATAGCACCGCCACCCCCTCCTTCTCCACCACTGCTTCCGCCAATGCGGCCTTCAATAATTCCGGAGCAACCTGTGATCGACTTATACCCACCGCTTCCTCCTCCTATCCTAATCCCCGAACaacaaatatatgatatatatccACCACTACCACCTCCTTTACCATCACCACCGTCACCACCGCACTTTATTTTACCGGATCAACcggaatatgaaatattacctCATCCTTTGCCACCGTCTCAGCCACCATTTATAGTGCCAGAACAACCGATCTATGAAATATTACCACCACTACTGCCGAAGCATCTACCACCACCGCCACCACCACCACCGATATTGCCTTTGCCATCACCACCACTACCGATACCACCACCACCTGAACCAGAATCTCAAG TTTCGTGCGATCCGTTACCGACGGACTCACCATTCCAAAACCCATTGAATCCGTGCCAGATATGCATATGTACGCGGATCTACAATGCTCTCGGACAGACGGACATACAAATACAATGTCAGGAAAATCCATCATGCA CGCCGCCCCCCGACAACATACAAATAC CTCCGACGCCGGTGCCGAGACCAGCCCCGA TGTCGCTATGTGAGGGATTCCCGCCCGGTGTGACGTTCCCTCATCCGTCTGATGCATGCAAAATATGCAAGTGTGTTATCGAGGAAGTTTACTTCACACCAGAGCAAAGAATTATCTGCATACCAAACCCTGAATGCG AACCACTGCCATTACCACCACCACCACTACCACCACCACCGATAATGCCCGAGCCGATCCCAGATATACACCATGAAGTTTATCCTACGATATCACAGAATCCTGAACCGA tGCCTTGGCCACCAGTGCTAAAGCCAATGCCACCACCTAGTCCTCTACCTGGACCTCCACCAC ACGACACCTGTAGACCCTACCCTCCGAACACGCCATTCCAGCATCCGTGGGACGAATGTCAAATCTGTATGTGTAGCGAGTCTTATGGTGTGAATATCGTCAACGTAGAAGTCAACTGCTATACCAAAAAATCATGct GTATCGAACCACCGATTCCGG AACCCTTACTTTTACCCCCGTACC CGAGCCATGTGCCATCCACGAATCAAG CGACCggaaatatagtatttattg AACCGAAGTGCCGCTATCAACCACCAGATACACCGTTTATAATCGACTGTAATATTTGCATATGTCAAGTGGTATTCTCATATGTAGTCGCTCAGTGCACGCCACAACTAAATTGCG GAGCACCTTTAATCGGAGGGAATGTTGACACTTCCGCCCAAGCAACAGCCATTGCAAATTCAGGGAACTTGTCACCAAATGCAAATTTCTATCCACATTCTCCAATAGATAGTCAGTCTGGCTCAATTACTCAGGCAAATGCTCAGTCTCTATCAAGCCTCTCGAACGCTCTGGGTCAAGCCAATTCTTACACCGTGGGAGGCAATAGTCAAGCACAAGCCATCACAAATGCTCAATACAATCCATACTATATCAAACCATATTCTATTGGAGGAGGTTCTAAGGTTCTTGCGCAAGCTGAAGCGGAAACTATAACAAATAACTTATACCCATACAATAACAATCCTTATTCTCCAGGTAGTTATTTTGATTCTCAAGCACAAGCCGAAGCTATTGCCAATTCTCAATCGGGAGGGTTATCCCCATATAATCCTTATTCTCTTGGAGGCAGTCAATCAAACGCCCTTGCTGAAGCCATCGCCAACTCTCAATCGGGAGGGTTATCCCCATATAATCATTACTCTCTTGGAGGCAGCCAATCAAGCGCCCTTGCTGAAGCTGAAGCTATTGCCAATTCTCAATCAGGAGGTTTATCTCCATATAATCCTTACTCTCTTGGAGGCAGCCAATCAAGCGCCTTTGTTGAAGCCATCGCCAACTCTCAATCAGGAGGTTTATCTCCATATAATCCTTACTCTCTTGGAGGCAGTCAATCAAACGCACTTGCTCAAGCCGAAGCTATTGCCAATTCTCAATCGGGAGGGTTATCCCCATATAATCCTTACTCTCTTGGAGGCAGTCAATCAAACGCACTTGCTCAAGCCGAAGCTATTGCCAACTCTCAATCAGGAGGTTTATCTCCATACAATCCTTACTCTCTTGGAGGCAGTCAATCAAACGCACTTGCGCAAGCCGAAGCTATTGCCAACTCTCAATCAGGAGGTTTATCTCCATATAATCCTTACTCTCTTGGAGGCAGTCAATCAAACGCACTTGCGCAAGCCGAAGCTATTGCCAACTCTCAATCAGGAGGTTTATCTCCATATAATCCTTACTCTCTTGGAGGCAGTCAATCAAACGCACTTGCTCAAGCCGAAGCTATTGCCAACTCTCAATCAGGAGGTTTATCTCCATATAATCCTTACTCTCTTGGAGGCAGTCAATCAAACGCACTTGCTCAAGCCGAAGCTATTGCCAACTCTCAATCCGGAGGTTTATCTCCATATAATCCTTACTCTCTTGGAGGCAGTCAATCAAACGCACTTGCTCAAGCCGAAGCTATTGCCAACTCTCAATCCGGAGGTTATCTCCATATAATCCTTACTCTCTTGGAGGCAGTCAATCAAACGCACTTGCTCAAGCCGAAGCTATTGCCAACTCTCAATCAGGAGGTTTATCTCCATATAATCCTTACTCTCTTGGAGGCAGTCAATCAAACGAACTTGCTCAAGCCGAAGCTATTGCCAATTCTCAATCGGGAGGGTTATCCCCATATAATCCTTACTCTCTTGGAGGCAGTCAATCAAACGCACTTGCTCAAGCCGAAGCTATTGCCAATTCTCAATCGGGAGGGTTATCCCCATATAATCCTTACTCTCTTGGAGGCAGTCAATCAAGCGCCCTTGCTGAAGCCATCACCAATTCTCAATCCGGAGGTTTATCTCCATATAATCCTTACTCTCTTGGAGGCAGTCAATCAAACGCACTTGCTCAAGCCGAAGCTATTGCCAATTCTCAATCGGGAGGGTTATCTCCATATAATCCTTACTCTCTTGGAGGCAGTCAATCAAACGCACTTGCTCAAGCCGAAGCTATTGCCAATTCTCAATCGGGAGGGTTATCTCCATATAATCCTTACTCTCTTGGAGGCAGTCAATCAAACGCACTTGCTCAAGCCGAAGCCATCGCCAACTCTCAATCAGGAGGTTTATCTCCATATAATCCTTACTCTCTTGGAGGCAGTCAATCAAACGCACTTGCTCAAGCCGAAGCTATTGCCAACTCTCAATCCGGAGGTTTATCTCCATATAATCCTTACTCTCTTGGAGGCAGTCAATCAAACGCACTTGCTCAAGCCGAAGCTATTGCCAACTCTCAATCCGGAGGTTTATCTCCATATAATCCTTACTCTCTTGGAGGCAGTCAATCAAACGCACTTGCTCAAGCCGAAGCTATTGCCAACTCTCAATCCGGAGGTTTATCTCCATATAATCCTTACTCTGTTGGAGGCAGTCAATCAAACGCACTTGCTCAAGCCGAAGCTATCGCCAACTCTCAATCAGGAGGTTTATCTCCATATAATCCTTACTCTCTTGGAGGCAGTCAATCAAACGCACTTGCTCAAGCCGAAGCTTTTGCCAACTCTCAATCCGGAGGTTTATCTCCATATAATCCTTACTCTCTTGGAGGCAGTCAATCAAACGCACTTGCTCAAGCCGAAGCTATTGCCAACTCTCAATCCGGAGGTTTATCTCCATATAATCCTTACTCTCTTGGAGGCAGTCAATCAAACGCACTTGCTCAAGCCGAAGCTATTGCCAACTCTCAATCCGGAGGTTTATCTCCATATAATCCTTACTCTCTTGGAGGCAGTCAATCAAACGCACTTGCTCAAGCCGAAGCTATTGCCAACTCTCAATCCGGAGGTTTATCTCCATATAATCCTTACTCTCTTGGAGGCAGTCAATCAAACGCACTTGCTCAAGCCGAAGCTATTGCCAACTCTCAATCCGGAGGTTTATCTCCATATAATCCTTACTCTCTTGGAGGCAGTCAATCAAACGCACTTGCTCAAGCCGAAGCTATTGCCAACTCTCAATCCGGAGGTTTATCTCCATATAATCCTTACTCTCTTGGAGGCAGTCAATCAAACGCACTTGCTCAAGCCGAAGCTATTGCCAACTCTCAATCCGGAGGTTTATCTCCATATAATCCTTACTCTCTTGGAGGCAGTCAATCAAACGCACTTGCTGAAGCCGAAGCTACAGCTAATTCACAATATGGTAATGCACAAGCTAGTGCCAACGCCGTGA
- the LOC116773828 gene encoding uncharacterized protein LOC116773828 isoform X8, translated as MRGGLIGGFCFLAFLLSSGTKGENLLYSNDVLQGGHIGYKESEPSDDEQSRRYDPESSESRVNPVTNRAAYNVNSNTEPAIQDQDIQDKSDEPDADLRHGLVHAFAGARSRVISQNDYILPTSIPGGDNLIACSNEYELHNIWSPIYDCMVCVCVREGWSLMPVCVTCNTCAIPPIAPPPPPSPPLLPPMRPSIIPEQPVIDLYPPLPPPILIPEQQIYDIYPPLPPPLPSPPSPPHFILPDQPEYEILPHPLPPSQPPFIVPEQPIYEILPPLLPKHLPPPPPPPPILPLPSPPLPIPPPPEPESQVSCDPLPTDSPFQNPLNPCQICICTRIYNALGQTDIQIQCQENPSCTPPPDNIQIPPTPVPRPAPMSLCEGFPPGVTFPHPSDACKICKCVIEEVYFTPEQRIICIPNPECEPLPLPPPPLPPPPIMPEPIPDIHHEVYPTISQNPEPMPWPPVLKPMPPPSPLPGPPPHDTCRPYPPNTPFQHPWDECQICMCSESYGVNIVNVEVNCYTKKSCCIEPPIPEPLLLPPYPSHVPSTNQATGNIVFIEPKCRYQPPDTPFIIDCNICICQVVFSYVVAQCTPQLNCGAPLIGGNVDTSAQATAIANSGNLSPNANFYPHSPIDSQSGSITQANAQSLSSLSNALGQANSYTVGGNSQAQAITNAQYNPYYIKPYSIGGGSKVLAQAEAETITNNLYPYNNNPYSPGSYFDSQAQAEAIANSQSGGLSPYNPYSLGGSQSNALAEAIANSQSGGLSPYNHYSLGGSQSSALAEAEAIANSQSGGLSPYNPYSLGGSQSSAFVEAIANSQSGGLSPYNPYSLGGSQSNALAQAEAIANSQSGGLSPYNPYSLGGSQSNALAQAEAIANSQSGGLSPYNPYSLGGSQSNALAQAEAIANSQSGGLSPYNPYSLGGSQSNALAQAEAIANSQSGGLSPYNPYSLGGSQSNALAQAEAIANSQSGGLSPYNPYSLGGSQSNALAQAEAIANSQSGGLSPYNPYSLGGSQSNALAQAEAIANSQSGGYLHIILTLLEAVNQTHLLKPKLLPTLNQEVYLHIILTLLEAVNQTNLLKPKLLPILNREGYPHIILTLLEAVNQTHLLKPKLLPILNREGYPHIILTLLEAVNQAPLLKPSPILNPEVYLHIILTLLEAVNQTHLLKPKLLPILNREGYLHIILTLLEAVNQTHLLKPKLLPILNREGYLHIILTLLEAVNQTHLLKPKPSPTLNQEVYLHIILTLLEAVNQTHLLKPKLLPTLNPEVYLHIILTLLEAVNQTHLLKPKLLPTLNPEVYLHIILTLLEAVNQTHLLKPKLLPTLNPEVYLHIILTLLEAVNQTHLLKPKLSPTLNQEVYLHIILTLLEAVNQTHLLKPKLLPTLNPEVYLHIILTLLEAVNQTHLLKPKLLPTLNPEVYLHIILTLLEAVNQTHLLKPKLLPTLNPEVYLHIILTLLEAVNQTHLLKPKLLPTLNPEVYLHIILTLLEAVNQTHLLKPKLLPTLNPEVYLHIILTLLEAVNQTHLLKPKLLPTLNPEVYLHIILTLLEAVNQTHLLKPKLLPTLNPEVYLHIILTLLEAVNQTHLLKPKLQLIHNMVMHKLVPTP; from the exons GTGGACACATCGGGTATAAGGAATCCGAGCCTAGTGATGATGAACAGTCAAG ACGTTATGATCCAGAGTCTTCCGAATCTCGTGTCAATCCCGTGACAAATCGAGCGGCATACAATGTTAACTCTAACACTGAACCAGCAATTCAAGACCAAGATATACAAGATAAATCGGATG aaCCTGATGCAGATCTTAGACACGGTTTAGTACATGCATTTGcag GAGCGAGGTCAAGAGTTATTAGTCAGAATGACTACATTCTTCCAACTTCAATACCAG gaGGAGATAACTTGATCGCATGCTCAAACGAGTATGAACTTCACAATATCTGGTCACCGATTTACGATTGTATGGTTTGTGTTTGTGTAAGGGAGGGCTGGTCTTTGATGCCTGTCTGTGTTACTTGTAACACGTGTGCTATACCACCGATAGCACCGCCACCCCCTCCTTCTCCACCACTGCTTCCGCCAATGCGGCCTTCAATAATTCCGGAGCAACCTGTGATCGACTTATACCCACCGCTTCCTCCTCCTATCCTAATCCCCGAACaacaaatatatgatatatatccACCACTACCACCTCCTTTACCATCACCACCGTCACCACCGCACTTTATTTTACCGGATCAACcggaatatgaaatattacctCATCCTTTGCCACCGTCTCAGCCACCATTTATAGTGCCAGAACAACCGATCTATGAAATATTACCACCACTACTGCCGAAGCATCTACCACCACCGCCACCACCACCACCGATATTGCCTTTGCCATCACCACCACTACCGATACCACCACCACCTGAACCAGAATCTCAAG TTTCGTGCGATCCGTTACCGACGGACTCACCATTCCAAAACCCATTGAATCCGTGCCAGATATGCATATGTACGCGGATCTACAATGCTCTCGGACAGACGGACATACAAATACAATGTCAGGAAAATCCATCATGCA CGCCGCCCCCCGACAACATACAAATAC CTCCGACGCCGGTGCCGAGACCAGCCCCGA TGTCGCTATGTGAGGGATTCCCGCCCGGTGTGACGTTCCCTCATCCGTCTGATGCATGCAAAATATGCAAGTGTGTTATCGAGGAAGTTTACTTCACACCAGAGCAAAGAATTATCTGCATACCAAACCCTGAATGCG AACCACTGCCATTACCACCACCACCACTACCACCACCACCGATAATGCCCGAGCCGATCCCAGATATACACCATGAAGTTTATCCTACGATATCACAGAATCCTGAACCGA tGCCTTGGCCACCAGTGCTAAAGCCAATGCCACCACCTAGTCCTCTACCTGGACCTCCACCAC ACGACACCTGTAGACCCTACCCTCCGAACACGCCATTCCAGCATCCGTGGGACGAATGTCAAATCTGTATGTGTAGCGAGTCTTATGGTGTGAATATCGTCAACGTAGAAGTCAACTGCTATACCAAAAAATCATGct GTATCGAACCACCGATTCCGG AACCCTTACTTTTACCCCCGTACC CGAGCCATGTGCCATCCACGAATCAAG CGACCggaaatatagtatttattg AACCGAAGTGCCGCTATCAACCACCAGATACACCGTTTATAATCGACTGTAATATTTGCATATGTCAAGTGGTATTCTCATATGTAGTCGCTCAGTGCACGCCACAACTAAATTGCG GAGCACCTTTAATCGGAGGGAATGTTGACACTTCCGCCCAAGCAACAGCCATTGCAAATTCAGGGAACTTGTCACCAAATGCAAATTTCTATCCACATTCTCCAATAGATAGTCAGTCTGGCTCAATTACTCAGGCAAATGCTCAGTCTCTATCAAGCCTCTCGAACGCTCTGGGTCAAGCCAATTCTTACACCGTGGGAGGCAATAGTCAAGCACAAGCCATCACAAATGCTCAATACAATCCATACTATATCAAACCATATTCTATTGGAGGAGGTTCTAAGGTTCTTGCGCAAGCTGAAGCGGAAACTATAACAAATAACTTATACCCATACAATAACAATCCTTATTCTCCAGGTAGTTATTTTGATTCTCAAGCACAAGCCGAAGCTATTGCCAATTCTCAATCGGGAGGGTTATCCCCATATAATCCTTATTCTCTTGGAGGCAGTCAATCAAACGCCCTTGCTGAAGCCATCGCCAACTCTCAATCGGGAGGGTTATCCCCATATAATCATTACTCTCTTGGAGGCAGCCAATCAAGCGCCCTTGCTGAAGCTGAAGCTATTGCCAATTCTCAATCAGGAGGTTTATCTCCATATAATCCTTACTCTCTTGGAGGCAGCCAATCAAGCGCCTTTGTTGAAGCCATCGCCAACTCTCAATCAGGAGGTTTATCTCCATATAATCCTTACTCTCTTGGAGGCAGTCAATCAAACGCACTTGCTCAAGCCGAAGCTATTGCCAATTCTCAATCGGGAGGGTTATCCCCATATAATCCTTACTCTCTTGGAGGCAGTCAATCAAACGCACTTGCTCAAGCCGAAGCTATTGCCAACTCTCAATCAGGAGGTTTATCTCCATACAATCCTTACTCTCTTGGAGGCAGTCAATCAAACGCACTTGCGCAAGCCGAAGCTATTGCCAACTCTCAATCAGGAGGTTTATCTCCATATAATCCTTACTCTCTTGGAGGCAGTCAATCAAACGCACTTGCGCAAGCCGAAGCTATTGCCAACTCTCAATCAGGAGGTTTATCTCCATATAATCCTTACTCTCTTGGAGGCAGTCAATCAAACGCACTTGCTCAAGCCGAAGCTATTGCCAACTCTCAATCAGGAGGTTTATCTCCATATAATCCTTACTCTCTTGGAGGCAGTCAATCAAACGCACTTGCTCAAGCCGAAGCTATTGCCAACTCTCAATCCGGAGGTTTATCTCCATATAATCCTTACTCTCTTGGAGGCAGTCAATCAAACGCACTTGCTCAAGCCGAAGCTATTGCCAACTCTCAATCCGGAGGTTATCTCCATATAATCCTTACTCTCTTGGAGGCAGTCAATCAAACGCACTTGCTCAAGCCGAAGCTATTGCCAACTCTCAATCAGGAGGTTTATCTCCATATAATCCTTACTCTCTTGGAGGCAGTCAATCAAACGAACTTGCTCAAGCCGAAGCTATTGCCAATTCTCAATCGGGAGGGTTATCCCCATATAATCCTTACTCTCTTGGAGGCAGTCAATCAAACGCACTTGCTCAAGCCGAAGCTATTGCCAATTCTCAATCGGGAGGGTTATCCCCATATAATCCTTACTCTCTTGGAGGCAGTCAATCAAGCGCCCTTGCTGAAGCCATCACCAATTCTCAATCCGGAGGTTTATCTCCATATAATCCTTACTCTCTTGGAGGCAGTCAATCAAACGCACTTGCTCAAGCCGAAGCTATTGCCAATTCTCAATCGGGAGGGTTATCTCCATATAATCCTTACTCTCTTGGAGGCAGTCAATCAAACGCACTTGCTCAAGCCGAAGCTATTGCCAATTCTCAATCGGGAGGGTTATCTCCATATAATCCTTACTCTCTTGGAGGCAGTCAATCAAACGCACTTGCTCAAGCCGAAGCCATCGCCAACTCTCAATCAGGAGGTTTATCTCCATATAATCCTTACTCTCTTGGAGGCAGTCAATCAAACGCACTTGCTCAAGCCGAAGCTATTGCCAACTCTCAATCCGGAGGTTTATCTCCATATAATCCTTACTCTCTTGGAGGCAGTCAATCAAACGCACTTGCTCAAGCCGAAGCTATTGCCAACTCTCAATCCGGAGGTTTATCTCCATATAATCCTTACTCTCTTGGAGGCAGTCAATCAAACGCACTTGCTCAAGCCGAAGCTATTGCCAACTCTCAATCCGGAGGTTTATCTCCATATAATCCTTACTCTGTTGGAGGCAGTCAATCAAACGCACTTGCTCAAGCCGAAGCTATCGCCAACTCTCAATCAGGAGGTTTATCTCCATATAATCCTTACTCTCTTGGAGGCAGTCAATCAAACGCACTTGCTCAAGCCGAAGCTTTTGCCAACTCTCAATCCGGAGGTTTATCTCCATATAATCCTTACTCTCTTGGAGGCAGTCAATCAAACGCACTTGCTCAAGCCGAAGCTATTGCCAACTCTCAATCCGGAGGTTTATCTCCATATAATCCTTACTCTCTTGGAGGCAGTCAATCAAACGCACTTGCTCAAGCCGAAGCTATTGCCAACTCTCAATCCGGAGGTTTATCTCCATATAATCCTTACTCTCTTGGAGGCAGTCAATCAAACGCACTTGCTCAAGCCGAAGCTATTGCCAACTCTCAATCCGGAGGTTTATCTCCATATAATCCTTACTCTCTTGGAGGCAGTCAATCAAACGCACTTGCTCAAGCCGAAGCTATTGCCAACTCTCAATCCGGAGGTTTATCTCCATATAATCCTTACTCTCTTGGAGGCAGTCAATCAAACGCACTTGCTCAAGCCGAAGCTATTGCCAACTCTCAATCCGGAGGTTTATCTCCATATAATCCTTACTCTCTTGGAGGCAGTCAATCAAACGCACTTGCTCAAGCCGAAGCTATTGCCAACTCTCAATCCGGAGGTTTATCTCCATATAATCCTTACTCTCTTGGAGGCAGTCAATCAAACGCACTTGCTGAAGCCGAAGCTACAGCTAATTCACAATATGGTAATGCACAAGCTAGTGCCAACGCCGTGA